In Verrucomicrobiia bacterium, the sequence CATCACTTATTGGTTTTTCTGCGCCTTTATTAAGCAGTCAACCCGTTTTACAAAATTTTGGAATGGTTATGGATCTTGGAATTTTAGCAGCAGTCATAACTGGCCTGATTCTATTGCCAGTGTTTTATGAAAGGCTTTATCATAAACAATCCTCATGAGCCATCCTCATTACTCGCGCACTTTTTATCAAGCCGTCTGGTTTCATTGGGCAAAAAGATTAGCGACCTTTATTCCACGCCGAATACTTCGATGGGTTGGCTACCAAGCAGGACTCATTTACTCACACTTTCACTCTGCTAAAGTGCAAGTGGTTAAAAAAAATCTGGCGCTTATTCACGCCTCCACCACTTTCCAAAATGCCCAAAAAGTTTTTGGAAAATTCGGAGCTTGCTTGGCTGACTATTTTTATTTGAGTCGTTATGCCAATGAAAAAAAAATTGAATTGATTAAGAAAAAAAAGGGCTATGAATATCTCGTATCTGCTTACCAAAAAAAACAAGGCGCCATTTTAGTGACAGCCCATTTAGGATTATTCGAACTCGGGGGAGTTGTAATGAATGAGCTCGGTTTTCCTATGGCAGTGCTAACTTTACCTGAACCCAATCAAGCTCTCACTCAATGGCGCGCCAATTATCGAAAACTGTGGAAGGCAGAAACTATCACGATTGGTGACGATCCTTTTTCCTTTCTGAAGGTATTAAACTATTTGAAAGCCGGCAATTTTGTCGCTGCGTTGATTGATCGCCCTTCGTCGCAAAAAAATATTCCCGTCCGACTGCCTCATGGCGAAGCTTTCTTTTCCGGCAATATCTTGCTCATCGCCTTATTGGCGCAATGTCCCGTTATCCCAGCAGTAGCCGTAGCAGAATCAACGGGTTTTTATGAAATGGAAGCTTTTGAACCTTTCTACATCGAAAACCAAGGCACTCGCGAAGAAACCATTGCTTACTACACTCAAAAAATTGCCGATGTTCTTTTGC encodes:
- a CDS encoding lysophospholipid acyltransferase family protein; the encoded protein is MSHPHYSRTFYQAVWFHWAKRLATFIPRRILRWVGYQAGLIYSHFHSAKVQVVKKNLALIHASTTFQNAQKVFGKFGACLADYFYLSRYANEKKIELIKKKKGYEYLVSAYQKKQGAILVTAHLGLFELGGVVMNELGFPMAVLTLPEPNQALTQWRANYRKLWKAETITIGDDPFSFLKVLNYLKAGNFVAALIDRPSSQKNIPVRLPHGEAFFSGNILLIALLAQCPVIPAVAVAESTGFYEMEAFEPFYIENQGTREETIAYYTQKIADVLLPTICHHYDQWFQFVSLSSV